In Hamadaea flava, a genomic segment contains:
- a CDS encoding ArsR/SmtB family transcription factor: MLTLEFTAGDVARIRFALSCLWEAASSYHVLQAPERHVIQRPWVDRVQARVEAAGLGRGSLLSALIPPGTRYMPDFLTPPSDSLAPSLADELQILLATPHEVVRAELDLVDWPRNAAAQALYDDPASGLPRLAAELTVYWDIALAEHWPRMKALLEAEVFYRARLLVEEGAAGLLNGLHEAVGWQDDTLSVAHKLCGGELPLTGNGLLIVPAVFVWPAVRTVTPSESPQLAYPARGIATLWESAAPAPAALAAVIGRSRAQLLVELAAPLSTTDLARRTGMSAGGVSQHLSALRAAGLITAHRAGHAVLNMRTPAADTLLAAGVA, encoded by the coding sequence GTGCTGACGCTCGAGTTCACGGCCGGGGACGTCGCCCGGATCCGGTTCGCGTTGTCCTGTCTCTGGGAGGCCGCCTCCAGCTACCACGTGCTCCAGGCGCCGGAGCGCCACGTCATCCAACGGCCCTGGGTCGACCGGGTCCAGGCCCGCGTCGAGGCGGCGGGTCTCGGCCGCGGCAGCCTGCTGTCCGCGCTCATCCCGCCAGGCACGCGCTACATGCCCGACTTCCTGACCCCGCCCTCGGACTCGCTCGCCCCCAGCCTCGCCGACGAGCTGCAGATCCTGCTCGCCACTCCCCATGAAGTCGTACGCGCAGAGCTGGACCTGGTCGACTGGCCCCGCAACGCAGCGGCCCAAGCCCTGTATGACGACCCGGCGTCCGGGCTGCCCCGGCTGGCCGCCGAGCTGACGGTGTACTGGGACATCGCTCTGGCGGAGCACTGGCCCCGGATGAAGGCGCTCCTGGAGGCGGAGGTCTTCTACCGGGCCCGGCTGCTGGTCGAGGAGGGCGCAGCCGGGCTGCTCAACGGACTGCACGAGGCGGTCGGCTGGCAGGACGACACGCTGTCGGTCGCCCACAAGCTGTGCGGCGGCGAACTACCGCTGACCGGCAACGGTCTGCTCATCGTCCCGGCCGTCTTCGTCTGGCCCGCCGTGCGTACCGTCACGCCGTCCGAGAGCCCGCAGTTGGCGTACCCGGCGCGGGGGATCGCGACGCTGTGGGAGAGCGCCGCCCCGGCCCCGGCCGCGCTCGCCGCCGTCATCGGCCGCAGTCGCGCGCAACTGCTCGTGGAACTGGCCGCGCCACTGTCCACAACCGACTTAGCGCGGCGGACGGGCATGTCCGCCGGCGGTGTCTCCCAGCATCTCAGCGCGCTGCGAGCGGCCGGGCTCATCACCGCCCACCGTGCCGGTCACGCCGTCCTGAACATGCGTACGCCCGCAGCCGACACACTGCTGGCCGCGGGCGTCGCCTGA
- a CDS encoding HNH endonuclease signature motif containing protein, translating to MGGVLAQVEADVAELVAGPLWTLSDAEVTDEVRRVHVLIQQLSARLLTLIGAADSREIPYTAGATGTANWLTYLLAMRHRDAVAWTKLAQLLPETPAVEEALAAGRVNVEQARVIAKTVHDLPSAVGEVGKAKADQALTQLAVEDRLRPETLENHRSQILELVAPEIAEERLRKDLERAERSAYDRRDFTLIPYGEGEYRVRGVLDTEMAAIVRTALDPLSGPRKPAPTAAAAALPDASGGCVACCPNDCPAAGGSAGCAGGCAGCASGGAGCAGGGVAGCAGGGCVHAGGADAVEGDHIAARVLAGEPDLRSAGARRADALVEVCQRIMNAGELPDNGGEKPHLTITLPWDALQAKVGAGLLDTGDLLTPETVRRLACDAMIIPAVLGGDGQVLDVGRARRLIDGPLRRALVLRDKGCAFPGCDRPPQWCHGHHIRAWADGGTTCLANSVMLCGFHHREIHHGYWEVRMRPDGFPEFLPPAFVDPQRRPVRNTLHRRC from the coding sequence ATGGGCGGGGTGTTGGCGCAGGTCGAGGCGGATGTCGCCGAGCTGGTCGCCGGTCCCCTGTGGACACTTTCGGACGCCGAGGTCACCGACGAAGTCCGCCGGGTTCACGTGCTGATCCAGCAGTTGTCGGCCCGGCTGCTGACGTTGATCGGCGCGGCGGACAGTCGCGAGATCCCGTACACCGCAGGGGCGACCGGCACCGCGAACTGGCTGACCTATCTGCTGGCGATGCGGCATCGGGACGCCGTCGCCTGGACCAAACTCGCGCAGTTGCTGCCTGAGACGCCTGCCGTGGAGGAGGCGCTTGCTGCGGGGCGGGTCAACGTCGAGCAGGCCCGGGTGATCGCCAAGACCGTGCACGACCTGCCGTCCGCTGTGGGCGAGGTGGGCAAGGCGAAAGCCGACCAGGCGCTGACCCAGCTGGCGGTTGAGGATCGGTTGCGGCCGGAGACGTTGGAGAACCATCGGTCGCAGATCCTGGAGCTGGTCGCGCCGGAGATCGCCGAAGAACGCCTGCGCAAAGACTTGGAACGCGCTGAGCGGTCGGCTTACGACCGGCGCGACTTCACCCTCATCCCCTATGGCGAAGGCGAATACCGGGTGCGCGGCGTCCTCGATACCGAGATGGCCGCGATCGTGCGAACCGCGTTGGATCCGTTGTCCGGGCCACGCAAGCCTGCGCCCACGGCTGCGGCTGCCGCACTGCCCGACGCCTCGGGCGGCTGTGTCGCATGCTGCCCTAACGATTGCCCAGCCGCTGGCGGCAGTGCCGGCTGCGCTGGCGGCTGTGCGGGCTGCGCTAGTGGCGGCGCGGGCTGCGCCGGTGGCGGTGTTGCGGGCTGCGCGGGCGGAGGCTGCGTGCATGCGGGCGGAGCGGATGCGGTCGAGGGCGATCACATCGCAGCTCGGGTGCTGGCGGGTGAGCCGGATCTGCGTTCGGCCGGCGCCCGACGAGCCGACGCGCTGGTCGAGGTGTGCCAGCGGATCATGAACGCCGGGGAGCTGCCGGACAACGGCGGCGAGAAACCCCACCTGACGATCACCCTGCCCTGGGACGCCCTCCAGGCGAAGGTCGGCGCAGGCTTGCTGGACACCGGTGACCTGCTCACCCCGGAGACGGTGCGGCGGCTGGCCTGCGACGCGATGATCATCCCCGCCGTCCTCGGCGGCGACGGACAGGTCCTCGACGTCGGCCGTGCCCGGCGGCTCATCGACGGGCCACTGCGCCGTGCACTTGTGCTGCGGGACAAGGGATGCGCATTCCCGGGATGTGACCGGCCACCCCAGTGGTGCCACGGCCACCACATCCGAGCCTGGGCCGACGGCGGAACCACCTGCCTGGCCAACTCCGTCATGCTCTGCGGTTTTCATCACCGCGAAATCCACCACGGGTACTGGGAAGTCCGCATGCGACCGGACGGATTCCCCGAATTCCTCCCGCCCGCCTTCGTCGACCCACAACGAAGACCAGTCCGGAACACCCTTCACCGACGCTGCTGA
- a CDS encoding S8 family serine peptidase: protein MSSPRRFRPKALLAALAGTLLTVGLIPVLATPAAAAPSASISGEITSESTDFLVYLRDKADLSPAKSLPRTQRAEQVYTELKATADDSQKDVRALLDERKIAYKPYWIVNAIYVHGDKALAEELAKVDGVASIEPNRAHTLEKPTAGQVEATVDAVEWNIANIRANEVWSAYADRGAGIVVANIDSGVQYTHPALVDKYRGNLGGGTFDHNYNWFDPAGICSTPAPCDNNNHGTHTMGTMVGGEGANIIGVAPDAKWIAAKGCEVNTCSDSSLLAAGQWVLAPTDLNGANPRPDLHPDVVNNSWGGDPGDPWYGPTVDAWIAAGIFPAFSNGNDGPSCGSAGSPGDNPQVYSAGAYDSSGTIASFSGRGASAIDGGVKPNIAAPGVNVRSSVPGGYGSGSGTSMASPHVSGTVALMWSASPALRGDVAATRTLLDQSGRDVNDTSCGGTTADNNVYGEGRLDAYQAVTLAPRGPSGVVKGVVRDDSGTPLAAATVSSGGRSATTVADGSYSLTLAAGDQSVTAAKYGYHDSTVTVAVPENGTATQDFALVSAPMVTVSGKVTDGSGHGWPLYARIDIPGRDPVFTNPATGAYSVTLPGNTTHSLTTTSKIPGYQATTTAVTLGAAGKTVNLALPVARDCTAPGYKVNFSDPILGESFDNFTTPDGWTVVNHQGTNPVWAFDDPGKRGNLTGGTGGFAIMDSDKAGSGKTEDTSLVTPLLDLSGTNLPYLRFNNDYRAFSNSFGDVDISTDGGATWTTVLHQSTTAARGPRVEQLALAGLAGSATAQIRFHYKGTFAWWWAVDNVQLVDRGCAAADGGLISGFVSDANTTAGLVGAKVVSDDVPGETATSVATADDPAVGDGYYWLFSSVTGAHTFTASKSPYNTLNKSVTVVANANKKADFALKSPRLAVTPTTIQAFQPYGTVRKTSVTVTNTGSATATVDLVERSGTFQILSKQGAALQTIKLTEKASTSLRGVKSTATPARASAPNAAWSTIADYPDEVFDNSAATLNGKVYSIGGGVDSGLENKAFVYDPDANAWTALPNMPTGRTKPQVAATGGKIYVLGGWTADGDPVSTVDVFDPATGAWSTVSGAVNPAARATAGVGVANGKIYVVGGCGDSSCTATDNVVVFDPAAGTFSAGPAYPQDASWLSCGGISGKIYCAGGSGDSDWSNGFALDPATGWSPIADAPLDLWGSAGSAAGGLFVLAGGVTAGSTAITNRTVTYDPATNTWSDGPNTQFTVYRGAGACGFYKIGGSPSSFVGSKTSETLPGLGDCDEASDVPWLSETPSTFTLAAGKSRVITVTLTATAAAGVDQPGKYTAQFGLRAETPYPISPVDVEMNVSPLASWGKVTGTVAGLSCSGAHVGVKAVIRLNLNSDPTVGYTLHADASGAYAWWLPKGTYQVIVAKDGWIPQAITVKVEAGIVRTQDFLLQSDPPCPSGV from the coding sequence ATGTCATCACCCAGAAGGTTCCGGCCTAAGGCGCTGCTCGCGGCGCTGGCTGGAACCCTTTTAACGGTCGGGCTGATACCGGTCCTGGCCACTCCCGCGGCCGCCGCACCCAGTGCGTCGATCAGCGGCGAGATCACCTCGGAGTCCACCGACTTCCTCGTCTACCTGCGTGACAAGGCCGACCTGAGCCCGGCCAAGTCGCTGCCCCGCACCCAGCGGGCCGAGCAGGTCTACACCGAGTTGAAGGCGACCGCCGACGACTCGCAGAAGGACGTCCGGGCACTGCTCGACGAGCGGAAGATCGCCTACAAGCCGTACTGGATCGTCAACGCGATCTACGTCCACGGCGACAAGGCGCTCGCCGAGGAACTCGCGAAGGTCGACGGCGTCGCGTCGATCGAACCCAACCGCGCCCACACGCTGGAGAAGCCGACCGCCGGACAGGTCGAAGCCACCGTGGACGCCGTCGAATGGAACATCGCCAACATCCGGGCCAACGAGGTCTGGAGCGCGTACGCCGACCGCGGTGCGGGCATCGTCGTGGCCAACATCGACAGCGGCGTGCAGTACACCCACCCGGCGCTGGTCGACAAGTACCGCGGCAACCTGGGCGGCGGCACGTTCGACCACAACTACAACTGGTTCGACCCGGCGGGCATCTGCTCCACCCCGGCCCCCTGCGACAACAACAACCACGGCACGCACACCATGGGCACCATGGTGGGCGGCGAGGGCGCCAACATCATCGGCGTCGCCCCCGACGCCAAGTGGATCGCCGCCAAGGGCTGCGAGGTCAACACCTGCTCCGACTCGTCGCTGCTGGCGGCCGGTCAGTGGGTGCTCGCCCCGACCGACCTCAACGGCGCCAACCCCCGGCCCGACCTCCACCCGGACGTCGTCAACAACTCGTGGGGCGGCGACCCGGGCGACCCGTGGTACGGGCCGACCGTCGACGCGTGGATCGCAGCCGGCATCTTCCCGGCGTTCTCCAACGGCAACGACGGCCCCTCCTGCGGCAGCGCCGGCTCCCCCGGCGACAACCCGCAGGTCTACTCGGCCGGCGCGTACGACAGCAGCGGCACCATCGCCTCGTTCTCCGGCCGCGGCGCGTCCGCGATCGACGGCGGGGTCAAGCCCAACATCGCCGCTCCCGGCGTGAACGTCCGCTCCTCGGTACCCGGCGGCTACGGCTCCGGCAGCGGCACGTCCATGGCCTCACCGCACGTCTCGGGCACGGTGGCCCTCATGTGGTCCGCCTCCCCCGCCCTACGCGGTGACGTCGCAGCCACCCGGACGCTGCTCGACCAGTCCGGCCGGGACGTCAACGACACCAGTTGCGGCGGCACCACCGCCGACAACAACGTCTACGGCGAAGGCCGGCTCGACGCGTACCAGGCGGTCACCCTGGCTCCGCGCGGACCGTCCGGCGTCGTGAAGGGCGTCGTCCGCGACGATTCTGGTACGCCCCTCGCAGCGGCCACGGTCTCGTCGGGCGGCCGGTCCGCCACCACGGTGGCCGACGGCTCCTACTCGCTGACCCTGGCGGCCGGCGACCAGTCGGTGACGGCCGCCAAGTACGGCTACCACGACAGCACGGTCACCGTGGCCGTGCCCGAGAACGGCACGGCGACGCAGGACTTCGCCCTCGTCTCCGCGCCGATGGTGACCGTCAGCGGCAAGGTGACCGACGGTTCGGGCCACGGCTGGCCGCTGTACGCCCGGATCGACATCCCCGGCCGCGACCCGGTCTTCACCAACCCGGCGACGGGCGCGTACTCGGTGACCCTGCCGGGCAACACCACCCACTCGCTGACCACCACGTCGAAGATCCCGGGCTACCAGGCGACCACCACCGCGGTGACGCTGGGAGCCGCCGGGAAGACCGTCAACCTCGCGCTGCCGGTCGCCCGCGACTGCACCGCACCCGGATACAAGGTCAACTTCAGCGACCCGATCCTGGGCGAGTCCTTCGACAACTTCACCACCCCGGACGGCTGGACCGTGGTGAACCACCAGGGCACCAACCCGGTCTGGGCGTTCGACGACCCGGGCAAGCGCGGCAACCTGACCGGTGGCACCGGCGGTTTCGCGATCATGGACAGCGACAAGGCGGGCTCGGGCAAGACCGAGGACACCTCGCTGGTGACCCCGCTGCTGGACCTGTCCGGCACCAACCTGCCCTACCTGCGGTTCAACAACGACTACCGGGCGTTCAGCAACTCGTTCGGCGACGTCGACATCAGCACCGACGGCGGGGCCACCTGGACCACCGTCCTGCACCAGTCCACCACCGCGGCCCGCGGACCGCGCGTGGAGCAGCTGGCCCTGGCCGGCCTGGCCGGATCGGCCACCGCGCAGATCCGGTTCCACTACAAGGGCACCTTCGCCTGGTGGTGGGCGGTCGACAACGTGCAGCTGGTCGACCGTGGCTGCGCCGCGGCCGACGGTGGCCTGATCTCGGGCTTCGTCAGCGACGCCAACACCACGGCCGGACTGGTCGGGGCGAAGGTCGTCTCCGACGACGTTCCCGGTGAGACCGCGACCTCGGTGGCCACGGCGGACGACCCGGCCGTCGGCGACGGCTACTACTGGCTGTTCTCCAGCGTCACCGGAGCGCACACGTTCACCGCCTCGAAGAGCCCGTACAACACGCTCAACAAGTCGGTGACCGTGGTGGCCAACGCCAACAAGAAGGCCGACTTCGCCCTGAAGTCGCCGAGGCTGGCCGTCACGCCGACCACGATCCAGGCGTTCCAGCCGTACGGCACGGTCCGCAAGACCAGCGTGACGGTGACCAACACCGGATCGGCGACGGCCACGGTCGACCTCGTCGAACGGTCGGGAACCTTCCAGATCCTCAGCAAGCAGGGTGCCGCCCTGCAGACGATCAAGCTGACCGAGAAGGCGAGCACCTCGCTCCGCGGCGTCAAGTCGACCGCCACCCCGGCCCGCGCGAGCGCGCCGAACGCGGCCTGGTCGACCATCGCCGACTACCCGGACGAGGTCTTCGACAACTCGGCGGCCACGCTGAACGGCAAGGTCTACTCGATCGGCGGCGGCGTCGACTCGGGCCTGGAGAACAAGGCCTTCGTCTACGACCCGGACGCCAACGCGTGGACGGCACTGCCGAACATGCCGACCGGCCGGACCAAGCCGCAGGTCGCCGCGACCGGCGGGAAGATCTACGTCCTCGGCGGCTGGACGGCTGACGGCGACCCGGTGAGCACCGTGGACGTCTTCGACCCGGCGACGGGGGCCTGGTCCACCGTCTCTGGCGCCGTCAACCCGGCGGCGCGGGCCACGGCCGGCGTCGGCGTCGCCAACGGCAAGATCTACGTCGTCGGCGGCTGCGGCGACAGCTCCTGCACCGCGACCGACAACGTGGTGGTCTTCGACCCCGCGGCGGGCACCTTCAGCGCCGGTCCGGCGTACCCGCAGGACGCCTCGTGGCTCTCCTGCGGCGGCATCAGCGGGAAGATCTACTGCGCCGGTGGTTCCGGTGACTCGGACTGGTCCAACGGCTTCGCCCTCGACCCGGCTACCGGATGGTCGCCGATCGCGGACGCTCCGCTGGACCTGTGGGGCTCGGCCGGGTCCGCCGCTGGCGGCCTGTTCGTGCTCGCCGGTGGTGTGACGGCCGGTTCGACCGCCATCACCAACCGGACGGTCACCTACGACCCGGCCACCAACACCTGGTCGGACGGCCCGAACACCCAGTTCACCGTCTACCGTGGCGCCGGCGCCTGCGGCTTCTACAAGATCGGCGGCTCGCCGTCGTCCTTCGTGGGCTCCAAGACCTCGGAGACCCTGCCGGGTCTCGGCGACTGTGACGAGGCCTCGGACGTTCCGTGGCTGAGCGAGACGCCGAGCACCTTCACGCTGGCCGCGGGTAAGTCCCGCGTCATCACCGTCACCCTGACGGCGACCGCTGCGGCGGGCGTGGACCAGCCGGGCAAGTACACCGCGCAGTTCGGGCTGCGGGCGGAGACGCCCTACCCGATCTCGCCGGTGGACGTCGAGATGAACGTCTCGCCGTTGGCGTCCTGGGGCAAGGTCACGGGCACCGTCGCCGGCCTGTCGTGCTCCGGCGCGCACGTCGGCGTGAAGGCGGTCATCCGGCTCAACCTCAACAGCGACCCGACCGTCGGCTACACGTTGCACGCCGACGCCTCGGGCGCATACGCGTGGTGGCTGCCGAAGGGCACCTACCAGGTGATCGTCGCCAAGGACGGCTGGATCCCGCAGGCGATCACGGTGAAGGTCGAGGCCGGCATCGTGCGTACGCAGGACTTCCTGCTGCAGTCCGACCCGCCGTGCCCCAGCGGCGTCTGA
- a CDS encoding MFS transporter has protein sequence MATSTIAAPRTGLFSDLPRTFWIVAAGTLANRIGTMVVPFLVFFLGAQGVSTSATGTIVVALGFGGAAGSVAGGWLADRIGPRSALIVGLVAAPAALGALYVAPTIALMTVAAVLVGLTGKLYPPAANALVAASVTGERRTRAFSLMHWAFNIGAAGAAAMAGFLAAHGYALLFAIDGITCLIFAVIAAMFLPRVATARRANERGGYGVLFADRLMLAFIGLDLAQEIVYSLTEYAIPLSIRLDNLSPAVFGAVAVVNAVLVVLLQPVLYPRLARFGRLQVLAGAWIVVGVGIGTTGLVHTPVGYALSAAIWSVGEVAAGIVAGGIAADLAPAHAQGRYQGAMIWAGSLARLAGPALTTFLFAYAGPGAVWWTAALTGVIGALLLARLMPALRTRLATPA, from the coding sequence ATGGCCACCAGCACAATCGCCGCACCCCGCACCGGGCTGTTCAGCGACCTGCCCCGCACCTTCTGGATCGTCGCCGCCGGTACGCTCGCCAACCGAATCGGCACCATGGTGGTGCCGTTCCTCGTCTTCTTCCTCGGCGCCCAGGGCGTCTCGACCTCCGCCACCGGCACGATCGTGGTGGCGCTCGGCTTCGGCGGCGCCGCCGGATCGGTCGCGGGCGGGTGGCTCGCCGACCGGATCGGACCCCGATCGGCCCTGATCGTGGGCCTGGTCGCCGCCCCGGCGGCGCTCGGCGCGCTCTACGTCGCGCCCACGATCGCGCTCATGACGGTGGCCGCCGTCCTGGTCGGGCTCACCGGCAAGCTGTATCCGCCCGCCGCCAACGCCCTCGTCGCCGCTTCGGTGACCGGCGAACGGCGTACGCGGGCCTTCAGTCTCATGCACTGGGCGTTCAACATCGGCGCCGCCGGCGCGGCCGCGATGGCCGGGTTCCTGGCCGCCCACGGGTACGCCCTGCTCTTCGCGATCGACGGGATCACCTGCCTCATCTTCGCGGTGATCGCGGCCATGTTCCTGCCCCGGGTCGCCACCGCCCGGCGCGCGAACGAACGCGGCGGCTACGGCGTCCTGTTCGCCGACCGGCTCATGCTGGCCTTCATCGGACTCGACCTGGCCCAGGAGATCGTCTACAGCCTCACCGAGTACGCCATCCCGCTGTCGATCCGCCTCGACAACCTCAGCCCGGCAGTCTTCGGCGCGGTCGCCGTCGTCAACGCCGTCCTGGTCGTCCTGCTCCAGCCGGTGCTGTATCCGCGGCTCGCCCGATTCGGCCGGCTGCAGGTGCTCGCCGGGGCCTGGATCGTCGTGGGCGTCGGCATCGGGACGACCGGCCTCGTCCACACCCCCGTCGGCTATGCCCTCAGCGCGGCGATCTGGTCCGTCGGCGAAGTCGCCGCCGGCATCGTCGCCGGTGGCATCGCCGCCGACCTGGCCCCGGCCCACGCCCAAGGTCGCTACCAGGGCGCGATGATCTGGGCCGGGTCGCTCGCCCGGCTCGCCGGACCCGCCCTCACGACGTTCCTCTTCGCGTACGCGGGACCGGGGGCGGTGTGGTGGACCGCAGCGCTCACCGGGGTCATCGGGGCTCTGCTGCTCGCCCGCCTCATGCCCGCCCTACGGACACGCCTCGCCACCCCGGCGTGA